In Candidatus Epulonipiscium viviparus, one DNA window encodes the following:
- a CDS encoding WD40/YVTN/BNR-like repeat-containing protein, producing MNKKLITAIVIAGVTLISHPSQALFHYLNDYSETLNTAHMPSTDLVDWVQFAPGNAGDSDGVFIHPTNDDIMFSFPDMGNAYRSADGGKTWTTLLDSDQTTSRPLTMVYGMDFSRQNPNFGMAANSSGIQITTDAGVTFGDFILSANIETITVHPHNDNIWFAGTGNFWNTKQNYRTYVSPHGIKPAPNAGKLYKTVDAGQTWTELKNTGIHPKAEFGVFYIYPSDPNLMFTATTYGLYKSTDGGNSWNKIESIELADGDDHDLVMDLEVYEDPQTGKLTLYVINQIKYDIDTEAGMVTSSGGILKSHDLGNTWIDISGDLGVDFTQIHDATYDLVQNTLKPNGIDYIGHENFVKNWFPTATSKYFNKSKYRPNNASVTAIAPNLPTHFLHNFDQIEVDPTNPDKIYISQDGKWSASTLIGDVWTTDNGGEDWYIATRTGLAWDYPNEYWESLNQPMGKNVQPDHYNYDYGIELYTTQGMRDLDMNSKGEVFALYRTLYKSTDGGEYWQNLDSVQLPSGGWTGTGASNLPGKQIITDTRDPNLMYMVGGENRLFQKVNDDEEYYYPDTASMLNYPDSPENISMIAIHPEDLNTMYSLMLRQGGQGDIYKSTDAGVTWKSMANIFKTPDVHTKVVQKGFIIDPTNPDNMYFSVTATNVNEVPPLHGTQYSGVYKSTDGGYTWNKNTAGLPGTHDVFDLEFAPNDTTTIYAASSAGKDIPIPKLETASEWTLDQGASFYTFYAGKGHYSLALPATATAQRALPTLAPNTEYYISTLVTTDPDGESIMSIVAEDGTVLGQETLVSSNFEIKGIFFTTPDNPNVSLTFEGTGEGDVYPDKITLKTAGGLYRSTDSGETFARVESFPQIPQVNDITVAGDKIYVAGGNATTGIANGGLWVGDGETWTKIFEHPKTLAIDVDPYNHDRLLIFTARESYNYYDEDSYNAGVYYSDDAGATWSKINHGLGNPTGVYDVAFDLADPNVLWLTSSSGGFYKGFIGGAPERETNLPEYTVTFATGADTQTQTVEKYSKAIKIGPTNIVWHLNGAPYNFNTPVIANITLEAIPK from the coding sequence ATGAACAAAAAATTAATCACCGCTATTGTAATTGCTGGCGTCACTCTCATTTCTCACCCATCACAAGCTCTTTTTCACTATTTAAACGACTACTCGGAAACGCTAAATACTGCACATATGCCGTCTACAGACCTCGTTGACTGGGTCCAGTTTGCTCCCGGAAATGCCGGAGATTCCGATGGCGTTTTTATACATCCAACCAACGATGATATAATGTTTAGCTTTCCCGACATGGGCAACGCATATAGATCTGCAGATGGCGGAAAAACCTGGACCACTCTTTTGGATAGCGACCAAACTACATCTCGACCTCTTACTATGGTATACGGAATGGACTTCTCCCGTCAAAATCCAAACTTCGGCATGGCGGCAAACTCATCGGGCATCCAAATCACCACTGATGCTGGTGTGACTTTTGGCGATTTTATTCTTTCTGCCAACATCGAGACGATTACTGTTCATCCTCACAACGACAACATCTGGTTTGCAGGCACTGGAAATTTTTGGAACACGAAACAAAATTATCGCACGTATGTAAGCCCACACGGAATTAAGCCCGCTCCTAATGCTGGCAAATTATACAAAACCGTCGATGCGGGCCAAACTTGGACCGAGCTTAAAAATACCGGCATCCATCCTAAGGCAGAGTTTGGTGTATTTTATATATATCCTTCAGACCCAAATCTAATGTTTACCGCGACTACATACGGATTATATAAGAGCACTGATGGCGGCAACTCTTGGAACAAAATCGAATCCATTGAACTTGCAGATGGCGACGACCACGATCTGGTTATGGACCTTGAGGTCTATGAAGATCCCCAAACCGGCAAGCTTACCCTTTATGTCATCAACCAAATTAAATATGATATCGACACCGAAGCGGGCATGGTTACAAGCTCCGGCGGAATCTTAAAAAGCCATGACTTGGGCAATACCTGGATTGATATCAGCGGTGACTTAGGCGTCGACTTTACTCAAATACATGACGCCACGTATGACTTAGTTCAAAATACACTAAAACCTAATGGCATTGATTATATAGGCCACGAAAATTTTGTTAAAAATTGGTTCCCGACTGCTACTAGCAAATACTTTAATAAATCTAAGTATCGACCAAACAATGCCTCTGTGACAGCAATTGCGCCAAATCTCCCAACTCATTTTCTCCACAATTTTGATCAGATCGAAGTGGACCCAACTAATCCTGATAAGATTTATATTTCGCAAGACGGCAAGTGGTCTGCGTCGACGCTAATAGGAGACGTTTGGACTACAGATAACGGCGGAGAGGATTGGTATATTGCTACTCGCACGGGTCTTGCCTGGGATTATCCTAACGAGTATTGGGAATCGCTAAACCAACCAATGGGCAAGAATGTGCAGCCAGATCATTATAATTATGATTACGGAATCGAATTATATACTACGCAAGGTATGCGTGATTTGGATATGAATAGCAAAGGTGAAGTTTTTGCATTGTATCGAACTTTATACAAATCTACAGATGGCGGAGAGTATTGGCAAAACTTAGATAGCGTTCAGCTTCCTTCTGGCGGATGGACCGGAACCGGCGCGAGTAATCTTCCCGGAAAACAAATTATTACCGATACCAGAGATCCAAATTTGATGTATATGGTGGGTGGCGAAAATCGATTGTTCCAAAAAGTTAATGATGATGAAGAATATTATTATCCTGATACAGCATCTATGCTAAACTACCCCGACTCTCCTGAGAATATCTCGATGATTGCAATACATCCTGAGGATTTAAACACAATGTACTCGCTGATGCTACGCCAGGGTGGCCAGGGTGACATATACAAATCTACCGATGCGGGGGTAACATGGAAATCTATGGCAAATATTTTTAAAACGCCCGATGTCCATACCAAAGTGGTGCAAAAAGGCTTTATCATCGACCCAACCAACCCCGACAATATGTATTTTTCTGTTACCGCAACCAACGTCAACGAGGTTCCTCCGCTTCACGGTACACAATATAGCGGCGTATACAAATCAACTGATGGCGGATACACTTGGAACAAAAATACTGCGGGACTTCCGGGCACTCACGACGTGTTCGATCTCGAGTTCGCTCCAAACGATACAACAACCATTTACGCAGCATCATCAGCTGGCAAAGATATACCTATTCCAAAACTTGAAACTGCATCAGAGTGGACTTTGGACCAGGGGGCTTCTTTTTATACGTTCTACGCCGGAAAGGGGCATTACTCTCTGGCTTTACCAGCTACAGCGACAGCTCAAAGAGCATTGCCAACACTTGCTCCCAATACAGAATATTACATTTCAACTCTTGTCACAACAGACCCTGACGGTGAGTCGATTATGTCTATTGTTGCAGAAGATGGAACTGTACTCGGGCAAGAAACTCTTGTAAGCTCTAATTTTGAGATAAAGGGCATATTTTTTACTACACCCGACAATCCAAATGTATCGCTAACATTTGAAGGCACAGGCGAAGGCGATGTGTATCCAGACAAAATTACTCTCAAAACTGCAGGCGGGCTGTATCGCTCAACCGATAGCGGAGAGACTTTTGCGCGAGTGGAGAGCTTTCCGCAGATTCCACAAGTAAACGATATAACTGTTGCTGGAGACAAGATCTACGTTGCAGGAGGGAACGCAACTACTGGAATTGCCAATGGCGGCTTATGGGTTGGTGACGGCGAAACATGGACCAAAATATTTGAGCACCCTAAAACGCTTGCGATCGATGTGGATCCTTACAACCATGATCGACTGCTAATATTTACTGCTCGAGAATCATATAATTATTATGATGAAGACAGCTATAATGCGGGCGTATATTATTCTGATGACGCAGGCGCGACATGGTCCAAAATAAATCATGGCCTGGGCAATCCTACAGGCGTATACGACGTTGCCTTCGACTTGGCAGACCCAAATGTTCTGTGGCTAACTAGCAGCTCTGGCGGATTCTATAAAGGGTTTATTGGAGGTGCTCCAGAAAGAGAGACCAACTTGCCTGAGTATACAGTAACATTTGCGACAGGAGCTGATACACAAACCCAGACAGTGGAAAAATATTCCAAGGCAATTAAAATTGGCCCTACAAATATAGTATGGCATCTTAATGGTGCTCCATACAACTTTAATACCCCGGTTATAGCAAATATAACTTTGGAAGCTATACCTAAATAA